From Paenibacillus sp. PK3_47, the proteins below share one genomic window:
- a CDS encoding MarR family transcriptional regulator — MMLEDKEQQIDDIMTSFRRINHTFHQLMARDAEHLEITPTQLMVLRKLSMHPDIGITELAELLHLGNSAASGVVDRMVKAGLITRQRSESDKRIFNLAMTDKGREIRERSRQALKERLQPLKMMPAEDAAELLRLHGEIMKIMEQGRDLKKL, encoded by the coding sequence ATGATGTTGGAGGATAAAGAGCAGCAGATTGACGATATAATGACCTCTTTCCGGCGCATCAACCATACCTTTCATCAGCTGATGGCAAGGGATGCTGAACATTTGGAGATTACACCTACGCAATTAATGGTGCTGCGCAAGCTATCCATGCATCCCGATATCGGTATTACCGAGCTTGCGGAGCTGCTGCATCTGGGGAACAGCGCGGCAAGCGGGGTGGTGGACCGGATGGTAAAGGCCGGACTGATTACCAGACAACGCTCGGAGAGCGATAAACGTATCTTTAATCTGGCGATGACTGACAAAGGCAGGGAAATCAGGGAACGAAGCAGGCAGGCGCTCAAGGAGCGGCTTCAGCCGCTGAAGATGATGCCTGCGGAGGATGCTGCAGAGCTGCTGAGACTGCATGGGGAAATCATGAAAATTATGGAACAAGGGAGGGATCTGAAGAAGCTATGA
- a CDS encoding DHA2 family efflux MFS transporter permease subunit, whose protein sequence is MSTITANTGAETRPVRRGPIIAALLIGAFVALLNQTLMNVALPKMMEDLDILANTAQWLTTGFMLVNGVLIPVSAFLVEKFTTRQLFTTAMVLFSIGTLVCAVGAGFEMIMVGRVIQAVGAGILMPLMNIVFLRIFPIEERGKAMGLMAVAMIFAPAVGPTLSGWVVQNYSWRVLFFIVLPLAVFATLLGMKTMQNVGQVTSPKLDKPGVILSTLGFGGLLYGFSDAGTDGWDSLVVILCLALGAAALVLFVWRELTTANPLLEFRIFRYNMYSLTTVINIIVTMAMYAGMILLPIYLQTIRGFTPMESGLMLLPGAILMGIMSPITGIIFDKIGARWLSVIGLLITAITTWEFSRITDSTTYTHLILTYTARMFGMSMLMMPIVTAGLNQLPQRLSSHGTAMSNTLRTVGGALGMALFVSLMTNRTKADITAAVASGAVSQTDQAAMAQLTKDATISGITHAFFVATWVTVAALVLALFIQKTSPQPDFLKTDAAGPEQPQPVKPHKA, encoded by the coding sequence ATGAGTACAATAACAGCTAATACGGGTGCAGAGACCCGGCCGGTTCGCAGGGGGCCAATTATCGCCGCTTTATTGATCGGCGCATTCGTGGCGCTGTTGAATCAGACCCTGATGAATGTGGCTCTGCCTAAAATGATGGAGGATCTGGATATTCTCGCCAACACGGCGCAATGGCTGACTACCGGCTTTATGCTGGTCAACGGTGTGCTGATTCCGGTCAGCGCTTTTCTGGTAGAGAAATTTACGACGCGTCAGCTGTTCACCACCGCCATGGTGCTGTTTTCGATAGGCACTCTTGTCTGTGCCGTCGGCGCCGGCTTTGAAATGATTATGGTCGGCCGTGTAATTCAGGCGGTTGGCGCCGGAATCCTGATGCCGCTGATGAATATTGTGTTCCTGCGCATCTTCCCGATTGAAGAGCGCGGTAAAGCTATGGGTCTTATGGCGGTAGCGATGATTTTTGCCCCTGCGGTCGGTCCTACCCTGTCCGGCTGGGTGGTGCAGAACTATTCCTGGCGGGTGCTGTTCTTTATAGTGCTGCCGCTGGCCGTCTTCGCTACACTGCTCGGAATGAAGACGATGCAGAATGTCGGGCAGGTCACTTCACCGAAGCTGGACAAGCCCGGAGTTATCCTTTCAACACTTGGTTTTGGCGGGCTTCTGTACGGCTTCAGTGATGCCGGAACGGATGGCTGGGACAGCCTGGTTGTCATTCTATGCCTTGCCTTGGGTGCGGCAGCTTTGGTTCTCTTCGTATGGCGGGAGCTGACTACAGCGAATCCGCTGCTTGAATTCAGAATTTTCCGTTACAACATGTATTCGCTCACGACTGTGATTAACATTATCGTAACTATGGCAATGTACGCCGGCATGATTCTGCTGCCGATCTATCTGCAGACGATCCGCGGCTTTACTCCGATGGAATCAGGACTGATGCTGCTCCCGGGTGCGATTCTCATGGGGATCATGTCGCCGATTACCGGCATTATTTTTGATAAAATCGGGGCAAGATGGCTGTCGGTTATCGGGCTTCTGATCACGGCCATTACAACCTGGGAATTCAGCCGGATCACGGACTCCACTACGTACACACACCTGATTCTTACGTACACCGCGCGGATGTTCGGGATGTCCATGCTGATGATGCCGATAGTAACGGCCGGTCTGAACCAGCTGCCGCAGCGCCTGAGCTCGCATGGTACAGCGATGTCGAACACACTGCGTACAGTAGGCGGCGCACTTGGCATGGCGCTGTTCGTCAGTCTGATGACCAACCGGACCAAAGCGGATATTACAGCTGCTGTAGCCAGCGGTGCGGTTTCACAGACAGATCAGGCGGCTATGGCCCAGCTTACAAAGGATGCGACCATCAGCGGAATTACACATGCATTCTTTGTTGCTACCTGGGTAACCGTTGCGGCTCTGGTGCTGGCGCTGTTTATCCAAAAAACATCGCCGCAGCCGGACTTTCTGAAAACAGATGCCGCCGGGCCGGAGCAGCCGCAGCCTGTTAAGCCACACAAGGCGTAA
- a CDS encoding YafY family protein translates to MKIDRLLSIVILLINRPLVQAKELADMFEVSVRTIYRDIESINGAGIPVVTYQGANGGIGLMEGYRLDRNLLTERELADIFTALQSISSYGGSEHTMLMEKISSVIPPSQTAAFRSKTTQLVVDLSPWGLMGPLEERISLLKTALMECTAVSFEYVDAEGRVSRRSVEPYTLVLKGQAWYLYGFCTERADFRLFKLLRMKDLVQEERSYVRQDLPVKDLPWTDRWSLPSNNPPAVLHFSAEGKHLAEDRFDTAELQPDGLGGYTVNVHYPEDSWLYGFLLGFGNAVEVLEPEHIRRRMGEIAAQIAAKYL, encoded by the coding sequence GTGAAAATAGACCGTCTGCTCTCCATTGTCATCCTGCTGATCAACCGGCCGCTGGTCCAGGCCAAGGAGCTGGCTGATATGTTCGAGGTATCCGTCCGGACGATCTACCGGGATATTGAGAGCATCAATGGCGCCGGCATTCCCGTAGTGACCTACCAGGGCGCCAATGGAGGGATCGGCCTTATGGAGGGCTACCGCCTCGATCGGAATCTCCTGACAGAACGGGAGCTTGCTGATATCTTCACCGCACTGCAGAGTATTTCTTCCTACGGCGGGAGCGAACACACTATGCTTATGGAAAAGATCAGCAGTGTCATCCCGCCCTCCCAGACGGCAGCTTTCCGCAGCAAAACCACCCAGCTGGTTGTTGACCTCTCCCCTTGGGGACTTATGGGGCCGCTGGAGGAGCGTATATCTCTGCTCAAGACAGCGCTTATGGAATGCACTGCTGTTTCCTTCGAATATGTAGATGCAGAAGGCCGGGTTAGCCGGCGCTCCGTTGAGCCTTATACGCTGGTCCTCAAAGGCCAGGCCTGGTATTTATACGGCTTCTGTACGGAGCGGGCGGACTTCCGCTTGTTCAAGCTGCTGCGGATGAAAGATCTGGTGCAGGAGGAGCGGAGCTATGTCAGACAAGACCTGCCTGTCAAAGATTTGCCCTGGACTGACCGCTGGTCTCTCCCCTCAAACAACCCGCCGGCCGTCCTGCATTTTTCCGCCGAGGGCAAACACCTGGCCGAGGACCGCTTTGATACCGCAGAACTGCAGCCCGACGGCCTTGGCGGTTATACCGTTAATGTGCATTATCCTGAAGACAGCTGGCTCTACGGTTTTCTGCTCGGCTTCGGCAATGCGGTTGAGGTGCTGGAGCCGGAGCATATCCGCCGCCGGATGGGGGAAATTGCCGCCCAAATCGCGGCAAAATATCTTTAA
- a CDS encoding MFS transporter produces the protein MSTNAVRLTDRLPKGYPRLFAAGLINGIGDRFSSVAMLALVLQITGSGMAVGISLGVRVLPFLFMAPLGGLLAGRLPRRSIMIAVDLIRVPVAVSFLWIDGESMLWLLYAGSFIPAAGEAVYSPVRKSSIPLLADSGSLHRINSLEQLMNGCVLILGAFIGGIVSLWLGPEAAFMVNAASFLIAALLLWGMAIPQTAVSAAGRITQEKAANEPAIRTGHRKGQLQTLKYAAGGSLILQIIIGYELIVPVLNGWDNVLISVYAVQVFHAGDFGVGAFYAALGIGLSLSFFAGRLLKKRLLTAALAGLMTEGILLMVLSGSSSFAAACLLYVLLSVSGGISSACLDTLVMREAPPALQPLIFGFLSAAGGLLLGVSMLSAGWLLEYIDPRTLGFAGGAGFAGVSLLLGSYYLLRRSAVRRTPEKLPHH, from the coding sequence ATGAGTACGAATGCAGTCCGTTTGACGGATAGGCTGCCGAAGGGGTATCCCCGGCTGTTCGCAGCCGGATTAATTAATGGAATAGGGGACAGATTCAGCAGTGTGGCCATGCTGGCGCTTGTGCTGCAGATCACCGGGTCCGGAATGGCAGTCGGTATATCGCTCGGCGTCCGGGTGCTTCCTTTTCTGTTCATGGCACCTCTGGGAGGTCTGCTGGCAGGAAGACTGCCGCGCAGAAGCATAATGATTGCTGTGGATCTCATACGTGTGCCCGTGGCTGTGTCTTTTCTCTGGATCGACGGGGAGAGCATGCTGTGGCTGCTGTATGCCGGCAGTTTTATACCGGCTGCGGGAGAGGCGGTGTATAGTCCTGTACGCAAATCCTCCATTCCGCTGCTGGCTGATTCCGGCTCTTTGCACAGAATCAACAGTCTGGAGCAGCTGATGAACGGGTGTGTTCTGATCCTTGGGGCTTTTATCGGCGGTATCGTATCGCTGTGGCTGGGCCCGGAGGCAGCCTTTATGGTGAATGCAGCCTCCTTCCTGATTGCCGCCCTGCTGCTGTGGGGAATGGCAATACCGCAGACGGCGGTAAGTGCTGCCGGCAGGATAACGCAGGAGAAGGCTGCAAATGAACCCGCTATACGGACGGGGCACCGGAAAGGGCAGCTGCAGACGCTGAAATATGCTGCCGGAGGGAGCCTGATTCTGCAGATCATCATCGGCTATGAGCTGATCGTGCCGGTTCTTAACGGCTGGGACAACGTGCTGATCAGCGTATATGCCGTTCAGGTGTTTCATGCCGGTGATTTCGGGGTCGGGGCCTTTTATGCTGCGCTTGGAATTGGGCTTAGCCTCAGCTTTTTCGCCGGGCGCCTGCTGAAGAAGCGGTTGCTCACGGCTGCGCTTGCCGGACTGATGACCGAAGGGATTCTGCTGATGGTTCTCAGCGGCAGCAGCAGCTTTGCAGCGGCATGCCTGCTCTACGTTCTATTGTCCGTATCCGGAGGCATAAGCAGTGCCTGCCTGGATACGCTGGTGATGAGGGAAGCGCCGCCGGCTCTGCAGCCGCTGATCTTCGGGTTTCTCTCGGCGGCAGGCGGCCTGCTGCTTGGCGTATCCATGCTGAGCGCCGGCTGGCTCCTTGAATATATAGACCCGAGAACCCTCGGCTTTGCGGGAGGTGCGGGGTTTGCCGGCGTATCCCTGCTGCTTGGAAGCTACTATCTGCTGCGCAGAAGCGCAGTCCGCCGTACACCGGAGAAGCTGCCGCATCATTGA
- a CDS encoding DedA family protein: protein MEMLRWIQELFASYGYSVLFFGLLLEFIALPFPGETTMAFAGFLSYTGRLDFLTLVVMAFTGTTAGMTITYFIGLKAGMPFIQRYGKWFLFSPAKLEKTQHWFERYGSFLISIGYFIPGVRHFTGYFAGIIALPFRKFAMYAYGGALLWVLMFLGIGKVFGPQWMGIFHLFELYALWIVSGILAIAAIFMIYRYRRSIASRLMRKSAVKQRAKIKEPSKGR, encoded by the coding sequence ATGGAAATGTTGAGATGGATTCAGGAGTTATTCGCCTCTTACGGATATAGTGTACTGTTCTTCGGACTGCTGCTGGAGTTCATCGCCCTGCCTTTCCCGGGGGAGACAACCATGGCTTTTGCCGGTTTCCTCTCTTATACCGGTAGGCTAGATTTTCTGACTCTGGTCGTGATGGCCTTTACAGGCACAACTGCCGGGATGACCATTACTTATTTCATCGGGTTAAAAGCAGGCATGCCCTTTATCCAGCGCTACGGCAAGTGGTTTCTGTTCTCGCCGGCCAAGCTGGAGAAGACCCAGCACTGGTTCGAGCGTTACGGCAGCTTTCTGATCTCCATCGGGTACTTTATTCCCGGCGTGCGCCACTTTACCGGCTATTTTGCAGGCATTATCGCCCTGCCGTTCCGTAAATTTGCAATGTACGCCTATGGCGGTGCGCTGCTCTGGGTTTTGATGTTCCTCGGGATCGGAAAGGTGTTCGGCCCGCAGTGGATGGGCATCTTCCACCTGTTCGAGCTGTACGCCCTATGGATTGTATCCGGTATTTTGGCGATAGCGGCAATATTCATGATTTACCGGTACCGCCGCAGCATCGCCTCGCGCCTGATGCGCAAATCCGCGGTGAAGCAGCGGGCCAAGATCAAAGAGCCCTCCAAAGGCCGCTGA
- a CDS encoding polysaccharide deacetylase — protein sequence MKGSKSAGIRRIIIRGLLAMVIMILALTPWETRASSDTWKMSPPVQTGSMYPALYKNNLPAGITQDSSVQAGNRGRSAAADASDINSAAGVLIAAAGTKPAEAPDKKRKTVYLTFDDGPSAVTPKVLEILRQRGVKGTFFVLGEQAESRPELINAIWEQGHAIGNHTYNHNYQNLYSKFTEFWSQIKRTEEIVREITGERPQLVRAPGGTYGHFDETYFDLLQKAGYAVVDWNVDSGDSRRKGVPAAEILQASVEDTSSSQVVLLLHDGAGHEESAKALPEIIGRFKAAGYAFDVLQPDQKPVQFRVSAAAAGKNRTKPSASWISSNITPNAALFGSGKPLYVEVGRQEVKLAPGEYRVMNGQYLVPLRAVIERLGGQVGWDAASRSSRIVWNGLIITADADRKQLTLSQPAGGEKTAQSGVQLLGSSLWIPLRELLEATGHAPVEAKVTALERRVITS from the coding sequence ATGAAGGGCAGCAAAAGTGCCGGAATCCGCCGGATAATCATCCGCGGTTTGCTTGCTATGGTAATTATGATATTGGCATTGACCCCGTGGGAGACCAGAGCATCATCGGATACATGGAAGATGAGCCCTCCTGTCCAGACGGGAAGTATGTATCCGGCACTCTATAAGAATAATCTTCCGGCCGGCATCACGCAAGATTCTTCGGTACAGGCCGGTAATAGAGGCAGATCTGCCGCTGCGGATGCCTCAGATATAAATTCAGCTGCCGGTGTGCTTATTGCGGCCGCGGGTACTAAGCCCGCTGAAGCCCCGGACAAGAAACGGAAGACTGTCTATTTGACCTTTGACGACGGGCCGAGTGCCGTAACGCCAAAGGTGCTGGAGATTCTGCGGCAGCGGGGGGTCAAGGGGACCTTTTTCGTGCTCGGCGAACAGGCCGAAAGCCGTCCGGAGCTGATTAATGCCATATGGGAGCAGGGGCATGCCATCGGCAATCATACTTATAATCATAATTACCAGAATTTATATAGTAAATTCACGGAGTTCTGGAGCCAAATCAAACGTACAGAGGAAATTGTCAGGGAAATCACCGGAGAGCGTCCGCAGCTGGTGCGTGCTCCGGGCGGAACCTACGGGCATTTTGATGAGACTTATTTTGATTTATTACAAAAGGCGGGCTATGCCGTGGTGGACTGGAACGTGGACAGCGGAGATTCCAGACGGAAAGGGGTTCCGGCAGCAGAGATTCTGCAGGCATCCGTGGAGGATACAAGCTCCTCACAGGTGGTACTGCTGCTGCATGACGGAGCGGGGCATGAAGAAAGCGCCAAAGCGCTGCCGGAAATTATCGGACGTTTTAAGGCGGCGGGGTATGCCTTTGACGTGCTGCAGCCGGACCAGAAGCCGGTACAGTTCAGAGTATCCGCCGCGGCGGCCGGAAAGAACCGTACGAAGCCTTCAGCCAGCTGGATCTCGTCCAACATTACGCCGAATGCCGCATTATTCGGGAGCGGAAAGCCACTGTATGTGGAGGTGGGCAGACAGGAAGTGAAGCTTGCCCCCGGGGAATACAGGGTTATGAATGGACAATACCTTGTCCCTCTGCGTGCAGTTATAGAACGGCTGGGGGGACAGGTAGGCTGGGATGCGGCCAGCCGGAGCAGCCGCATCGTCTGGAACGGGCTGATCATAACGGCAGATGCAGACAGGAAGCAGTTAACGCTAAGCCAGCCGGCCGGTGGAGAGAAGACTGCGCAATCAGGGGTTCAGCTGCTCGGCTCCTCCCTGTGGATACCGCTGCGGGAGCTGCTCGAAGCCACCGGACATGCTCCGGTTGAAGCAAAGGTTACAGCCCTGGAACGCAGAGTCATAACATCTTGA
- a CDS encoding DUF58 domain-containing protein gives MSSSSSVKTEQIAPAQSRNSGQQALPVPRNRSTAVQWLRMLVITAVIGALYIWRGGASLLVLLSASGILMACGLIIQLFGPKQVRIVRRITPVRPSAGDTLTVEAEVSFSSRIPLPWMIVADYWGGGWHQELLFPGFRRKLAYSYSIEKVPRGVHRIHGCSVSWGDLPGLFTGSCPAEGTDSIKVLPRPLYIGRAVPEYSMLPGDAVNFRQGGGGSGENADIRNYMPGDPLNRIHWKNSARRGTLQSRVPEREQGRMSCIVLANSPENYAVPVSALAPRGRRGSSPPAFEQAVSAAMGLMLAAERSGTYVQLFSGGWPEGIARHEGLGKLPGRVQDMLAEIAPDGTRSLSELLEDASKNWIPGMSVAVITGRLEEEAAKTLARFLVQGVKVELYYAWDNPVPAAGGNREGRRSSGTEESGTGTVSASLERLGARIYCLNGKIPAYGYQEVELHEYPGSPGQR, from the coding sequence TTGTCCTCTTCATCATCAGTAAAAACGGAGCAGATTGCACCTGCACAGAGCCGGAATTCCGGCCAGCAGGCCCTGCCGGTGCCGCGAAACCGCAGTACAGCCGTACAATGGCTGCGGATGCTGGTTATAACCGCAGTTATCGGTGCTTTATATATATGGCGCGGAGGGGCTTCACTGCTGGTGCTTCTGTCAGCCAGCGGCATTCTTATGGCCTGCGGATTGATCATACAGCTGTTCGGCCCCAAACAGGTGAGAATTGTCCGGAGGATTACTCCTGTCCGTCCGTCTGCAGGGGATACGCTTACGGTTGAGGCGGAGGTCAGCTTTAGCTCGCGCATTCCGCTCCCGTGGATGATCGTTGCCGATTATTGGGGGGGCGGCTGGCATCAGGAGCTGCTCTTTCCGGGGTTCCGGCGCAAATTAGCGTATTCATACAGTATAGAGAAGGTACCCCGCGGTGTTCACCGGATTCATGGCTGCAGCGTATCCTGGGGGGACCTTCCCGGCCTGTTCACCGGCAGTTGTCCCGCAGAGGGCACGGACAGTATCAAAGTACTCCCCAGACCGCTCTATATCGGCCGGGCGGTGCCGGAGTACAGCATGCTGCCGGGTGATGCTGTGAACTTCCGCCAGGGCGGGGGCGGTTCCGGAGAAAACGCAGATATCCGGAATTATATGCCGGGAGATCCGCTTAACCGGATTCACTGGAAGAACAGTGCGCGCAGGGGGACATTGCAGAGCCGGGTACCCGAACGCGAACAGGGCCGCATGTCCTGTATCGTTCTTGCCAACAGCCCGGAGAATTACGCGGTTCCCGTGTCTGCTCTCGCTCCCCGCGGACGGCGCGGTAGTTCCCCGCCGGCATTCGAGCAGGCCGTATCTGCAGCGATGGGGCTGATGCTGGCTGCCGAGCGCTCAGGCACTTATGTGCAGCTCTTCAGCGGGGGATGGCCGGAGGGCATAGCGAGACATGAGGGACTGGGCAAGCTTCCCGGCAGAGTACAGGATATGCTTGCAGAGATTGCGCCTGACGGAACCCGCAGCTTGAGCGAACTGCTGGAGGATGCCTCAAAGAACTGGATACCCGGCATGAGCGTGGCTGTAATCACCGGACGGCTGGAGGAAGAAGCAGCCAAAACTCTGGCACGGTTTCTGGTGCAGGGTGTGAAGGTAGAGCTCTATTATGCATGGGATAATCCTGTTCCCGCGGCGGGAGGTAACAGGGAAGGGCGCCGGAGTTCCGGCACAGAGGAAAGCGGAACGGGGACGGTCAGCGCAAGTCTGGAGCGGCTCGGGGCGAGAATTTACTGCCTGAACGGCAAAATCCCTGCATACGGATACCAGGAGGTGGAGCTCCATGAGTATCCGGGAAGCCCGGGACAGCGGTAG
- a CDS encoding transglutaminase domain-containing protein, which produces MSIREARDSGSMPGQEGSLVSLGETAVHPEQAENSPTDNREDIPLYYRVLFSLAILGIFVQWLLPLHRSTGAADTVELLEILMTSAAVLLLSGSLQRPGPLQLGVQFSLMLLTWVYACAGYQWTEWLKAYISGIPEAASQIFSGQLSALGEDNRLLILILGWGLLVCSVQQLALYRGSTALFILVSIGYLLALDIGFGVNTAADVLIVLGLIVWMQGMNGLLRLKERTGSINLPYIRWGGLALAAAAVLTTAAWLGGQLHGANPAVPARLQPVFEQLQSWAEGQAIRQGAEFRNGTGTTGYGSGNAELGAPLTPSGKPAFTVTSSRPAYWRGESMALYDGRKWKHDYSAPERLSLTGFPLQQAEGEAPPADQALLVQRIKFAVPSSGRLPVFSAGKLHNIGQVELTDGSRLGYVLANRERDSFRLPEASGTARVAEYTVSSVLPVHDPAVLRKLTGEDPGEVAAAYLQLPEGLPGRIAGLSAELTGSAENRYDAVTAVRDYLQHGYSYTLDTRIPPEGADFADDFLFVTKEGYCVHFATAMTVLLRSSGIPARYVQGYGPGTPLADAVPQQFKVTEGDAHAWVEAYFPGAGWVPFDPTPAALLAAADPAASAAAASAPQQPSASARSAADALPALPQAGGNPAPPAAAAALLLAAAVRWRRSLALLPAVRAGSLSRERQLRAAALAWHGLAARYGPPPPGVTAREYAASLQIPDAALHAAVGQFVRQWETLAYSGAAPQAARVPAGSPGQPSIPAAGPSAPPSAADGRDFIRRCLLITFRLA; this is translated from the coding sequence ATGAGTATCCGGGAAGCCCGGGACAGCGGTAGCATGCCCGGCCAGGAAGGCAGCCTGGTCAGCCTGGGCGAAACAGCGGTACATCCGGAACAGGCGGAGAACAGCCCCACCGATAACAGGGAGGACATTCCTCTGTATTATCGGGTGCTGTTCTCTTTAGCCATTCTGGGGATATTTGTGCAATGGCTGCTCCCCCTGCACAGATCTACAGGAGCGGCGGACACCGTGGAACTGCTGGAAATACTGATGACCTCTGCGGCAGTGCTGCTGCTGAGCGGGAGCCTGCAGCGCCCCGGGCCGCTCCAGCTCGGGGTCCAGTTCAGCTTAATGCTCCTTACGTGGGTTTATGCCTGTGCCGGTTATCAGTGGACAGAGTGGCTGAAGGCCTATATATCAGGGATTCCGGAGGCTGCTTCACAGATCTTCTCGGGACAGCTGTCGGCGCTGGGCGAGGATAACAGGCTGCTTATTTTAATACTGGGCTGGGGTTTGCTGGTTTGTTCTGTACAGCAGCTTGCGCTCTATAGAGGCAGCACCGCGCTATTCATTCTGGTATCCATTGGTTATTTATTGGCGCTGGATATAGGCTTTGGCGTTAATACTGCCGCCGATGTGCTTATAGTCTTGGGACTGATTGTCTGGATGCAGGGAATGAACGGCCTGCTGCGCCTTAAGGAGCGTACCGGCAGCATCAATCTTCCGTATATCCGCTGGGGCGGCTTAGCCCTTGCCGCGGCTGCGGTTCTGACCACAGCAGCCTGGCTGGGAGGACAGCTGCACGGTGCGAACCCTGCTGTGCCGGCCAGACTGCAGCCGGTGTTTGAACAGCTGCAGTCCTGGGCAGAAGGGCAGGCTATCAGGCAGGGAGCGGAGTTCAGGAACGGTACGGGGACAACGGGATACGGCTCCGGGAATGCTGAGCTCGGGGCACCGCTGACTCCGAGCGGCAAGCCTGCATTCACGGTGACGAGCAGCCGGCCGGCTTACTGGCGGGGAGAAAGTATGGCATTGTATGACGGGCGAAAATGGAAGCACGATTATTCAGCGCCGGAACGGCTCAGTCTGACCGGATTTCCGCTGCAGCAGGCTGAGGGGGAAGCCCCTCCGGCAGATCAGGCGCTACTGGTCCAGCGGATCAAGTTCGCGGTTCCCTCTTCAGGGAGACTGCCGGTGTTCAGTGCAGGAAAGCTCCATAATATCGGACAGGTGGAGCTTACAGACGGCAGCCGGCTGGGGTATGTGCTGGCTAACCGGGAGCGGGACAGCTTTCGCCTGCCGGAGGCCTCTGGCACCGCCAGGGTTGCAGAGTACACGGTGAGCTCGGTGCTGCCTGTCCATGACCCCGCAGTGCTCCGTAAGTTAACGGGGGAGGACCCTGGAGAAGTTGCAGCGGCTTATCTGCAGCTTCCGGAGGGGCTGCCGGGAAGGATTGCCGGGCTCTCCGCAGAGCTGACGGGTTCAGCAGAGAACCGTTACGATGCGGTCACGGCCGTGCGGGATTACCTGCAGCACGGCTACTCCTATACGCTGGATACCCGGATTCCCCCGGAGGGTGCCGATTTTGCCGATGATTTTCTCTTTGTGACGAAGGAAGGCTACTGCGTGCACTTCGCCACGGCCATGACCGTCCTGCTGCGCAGCAGCGGTATTCCGGCCCGTTATGTGCAGGGCTACGGACCGGGAACCCCCCTCGCGGACGCTGTGCCGCAGCAGTTCAAGGTCACCGAGGGCGATGCCCACGCCTGGGTGGAGGCCTATTTCCCGGGCGCGGGCTGGGTTCCCTTTGACCCCACGCCCGCTGCCCTGCTGGCCGCCGCAGACCCGGCGGCCTCCGCTGCGGCTGCCTCCGCGCCGCAGCAGCCCTCCGCGTCCGCGCGCAGCGCAGCGGACGCCCTGCCCGCCCTGCCGCAGGCGGGCGGGAACCCCGCGCCGCCCGCTGCCGCGGCGGCGCTGCTGCTCGCCGCCGCCGTGCGCTGGCGGCGCAGCCTGGCCCTGCTGCCGGCGGTGCGCGCCGGCAGCTTAAGCCGCGAGCGGCAGCTGCGCGCCGCCGCGCTGGCCTGGCACGGGCTGGCGGCGCGGTACGGTCCGCCGCCGCCCGGGGTAACGGCCAGGGAGTACGCAGCCTCCCTGCAGATCCCCGACGCGGCGCTGCATGCCGCCGTCGGGCAGTTCGTACGCCAGTGGGAGACCCTGGCGTACAGCGGGGCCGCGCCGCAGGCAGCGCGCGTGCCCGCGGGTTCCCCAGGGCAGCCGTCAATTCCGGCTGCCGGGCCATCCGCGCCACCGTCCGCCGCGGATGGCAGAGACTTTATCCGGCGGTGTCTGCTGATCACCTTCCGCCTGGCGTAA